The following nucleotide sequence is from Aneurinibacillus soli.
TGTTTCAACTTCTCGGCTGTGCTTTTGCCGCAGCCATGCAGCCGGTTTACGGGTTGTGGCCAGAAGTACGCTTGAAACTGACGCTGCCCCATCTCCACAAATCCGCGTGGTTTTTTCACATCCGCACACATTTTCGCAATCAACTTATTCGGTCCAGCTCCGATACTACACGGGATTCGCAGCTCAGATTCCAGCTTGCGCTGAATATAGGAGGCGACCTCTTTAGGAGAATGACCACGCTTGATGATTTCTGTAATATCCAGATATGCTTCATCAACGGAAGCTACCTCACAAGGTGCGATACGAGAGAGAAAACGCATGATGACCTCAGAGTACTGACGATAGAGAGTATGCTCAGGCTGTACAAATATCGCCTTCGGACAGCATTTCCACGCGTCACGGTAGCGCATCGTTGTGTATACTCCGTATGCCTTTGCCTCGTAACTGGCAGCCACCACAATCCCCTTTCGTTTCTCAGGGTTCCCTGCGACCACCACCGGTTTGCCTCGCAGCTCTGGTTGCATGCTTTGGTGCACAGAAGCAAAGAAAGAATTCATATCACATAACAAAATCATCGCATTCACCCGCTTTCGTGATCCCTTCCTCTTATCCTCATTATAAGAACGTATATTCCTATCCGCAATCTTTTCTCTTCTTTTCCTCTCTCTTAGATACAGAACTGACGAAAAATAAAGTAAGCCTCTTATTATGAGGAGATAGTATACATATTTTCGATTGGCAAATTCATGAATTAGGTTAGCTGATTAAACATCATATTCCTTCTCTAAACATACTTTGTAAGTATAAGCATCATGAGAAGGACGTGCTCAATGTGAAGATTAGCGTAAATGGAATATATTCTAATGGAGCATTCGGTAAGTTTAGGGTTGAACGCAAGATTTTATATATAAGTGATGGAGAGCAGGATAAAGAGGCGTTAATATACATGGTAATTAGAGGGGAGGAAAGAGGTTTATGCTTTAAAACAACTATAAATAATTTTTCTAATTGTGCTAAAGAGAAGATTCATACCCAGGAAATAATCTAATTTTTGCATGCTATCGTACCCCTTTTTTTCAATGTGACTGCTTGTGTATTTCCGTCCCACACAGTCTCTTCCGGAAATAGAAAAAGACGCGATTACTCGCGCCTTAAGCTCCTTATTTTTTGTTCAAGTTATCTTCTTCTCTCCTGATTCTAGAGGGCAACACCCTTTTGTTCTTAACCTTTCATTCGTCACGATGTCCATGTGGGTAGTACGGATATGGTGGATATGGATAAGGGTATGGTGGATACGGGTAATAATAAGGTGGGTAATAATAAGGTGGATAGTAAGGATAAGGTGGGTAATAATAAGGTGGATAGTAAGGATAAGGTCGAGGACGTGGGTAATAGTAATACGGGCGCTCATCTACTTGTTGTTCTACATTAACAGGTAAATATTCTTGCATGTATTATTCCCTCCTGTTGTTTTTCATTGGGATAATCATCTACATTACCTGATATATGCCTATAGATAAAAAATGGTGTGGGCTCTGTGAATTATATGCTTCAATCAAAATGAAAAAATAAACAAGCCTTCCGCTAACTCCGGAAGGCTTTTGACTGTATATAATGCGCCGTACATCTCTAAATCAAGGAAGAAACTTCATACTTTCCTTGTTTATATTCTTTTATCCAACGGTAGATCATCCGACTGTTCAGTCTATTTTCTCTAGCCACTTTATTTAGGTCTTGTATTTCTAAAGCTCGCTGAATCACCTTGTACTTAAAAGATAGTGAATATGATCTTCTCATCTTTTTTCTCCTTTCGGTAACCCGGCCATCATAGTTTGTTAAACGTTAGACCCGTGGTTTTGCGTCCTCACTTTTCAATGAGTTTGCCATTATCGAGGCAGTGTAAGAAACTGATAATAACTATAACAAATTTAGAGGTTTTCACCAACCCTTTTTATTTTTTCGTTCATTTGACGAAAAAATTATCATCCATATGGATAGAATGATGAAGATACCTCCAGCTTGGAGTAAAGCAGTGAGATTTCGTATTAATTAATCAAAAGTTAAAATGGAGTTCATATTTTTTTAATTGGCACGCAATATAAGTCCTTTATTATTTGTTTTGTAGCATCAGGACTTAGAATGCCAATGTATTAAGAGAGGTAATTTCACGATGATAACACTGGATCGATATATAGAAAAACTGTTGCAACTGGGTATTTTCAAGATTAACGATCATCAACTGTATGAATGCTCAGAGAAAGAAGTAAAGCAGGCTCTGTTTCGAGCTTTATTAAGAAATAAAAAAGTACAAGTACAATAAAAAAATCCGCGCCCGCCTACATCTTGCATCGCATCCAAGTCAGGCAAGTAAAGTACACTGTGAATCATTGCAGATAGTCGCCACTCAACTTTTGTTCAGCCATTTGAACAAACCTTTTGGTAATAGTAGAGACTCGTCTCCTTATTTATTTTTTATAAAAGATATGTAAATAATAATTTGATTACGTAAAACTTAGGTCAATAGTATTAAATAACCTATTCTTTGGATGCTATAATCTAAAACATATAAATATTAATTCGCTTTTCTGGAGGAATGGTTCTGTGAGGTTTACTAGTATTAAAATGCGTACAATGTTCTCGATATTGCCCCTTACCATTGTTACACTACTTACCATTGTATTTATTTCCTATTCTTATTCACGATCACTGATCGAGCAAGAAATCAATCAAAAAATGAAAAATCAGATGGAGAGTATCAGTAATGAATTACAAATCAGAATCACGGCTCATAGTACGTTAACCAAAGGAGTTGCTCGTGCTATTGAAACAGCCCCTACTTCATTAACACCTACCCAATATACTTCGCTATTAAAAAATAGCTTATCCCTAAGTTCTGACACTTTTGGTACCGGCGTTTACTTTGAGCCGAATAAATACCGTCCGAATCTAAAATATTTCTCATATTATGCATATCGTACTGGTGACAATGTAACATTTACAGATAAATATAGTGATCCAAAATATGACTATCCAAATCAAGATTGGTACATCAGAGGCAAAACCTCTACTCAACCTATTACATACTCACCTCCATACCTGGATAATTCCACTAATGTTACGATGGTAACGGCTACTGCCCCATTTTATGATCAAAATAAAAATTTGCTTGGTGTAGCAACAGGTGATATCGATATTACAGAACTGCAGAAAATAATACGTAATACAAAAGTCGGGAATACTGGCTGGGCGTTTTTAGTCGATAATACTGGAACTTATATAACCAATCCTGATGAACAAAAGGTAATGAAAACAAAACTTGCTCAAGATCCAAACAAGTCATTGGCTTCGCTTTCCAAGCAAATGGCCAGCGAAAAAAATGGGCACTCTGTTTTTGAAGATGCGAACGGGAAAAATCAGATTTTTTTTACTCGTATACCGCAAACAGACTGGGTACTCGCACTTGTGATGCCTGAGCATGAATTATTTTCACCACTGCAATCTTTGATGAAAATTCTTACTACAGTTAGTGCAATTGCGATTCTGATCATCATTGGTGTAATTCTGTTATATAGTCGCTACATTACTTCTAACATCACACGCATTAATAACATATCAAAAGTAATGTCTACTGGAGATTTTACGCAAACGATCGAAACAGACTCTGTTGATGAATTTGGACAAATGGCAGATAACTTCAACGACATGACCATGAAGGTTCGTGATATGATGCTCCAAGTAGCCAATAATTCACACCATGTCGCAGCCACTTCTGAGCAATTAACAGCTAGTGCTGAGCAAACGAGCAAAGCAACCGAACAAATTTCAGAAGCAATTCAACAGGTTGCCACTGGTTCAGATACCCAATCAGGCATTGTGACCACTACTCACGCCATCGTAACACGTGTATCCGATGGTATACACCAAATTACGAATCGCGTCCATGAAGTTAGCGAAGCATCTCAACATGCTGCACAGACATCTGCTAGTGGCATTCAAGTCGTAGAAACTGCTCGTGGACATATGAATCTGATAAACGAAAAAGTCCAGCGTTCTGACGATATTATCCATACACTCGGTCAAAAATCTGAAGAAATCGGAAAGATTGTATCGCTTATCACTTCAATTGCTGGACAGACGAATTTACTAGCGTTAAACGCCGCCATCGAAGCTGCCCGCGCTGGAGAACACGGGCGCGGATTCGCTGTTGTTGCTGACGAAGTTCGTAAACTAGCTGAACAATCTGCTCATGCAGCTGATGATATTAGTTATTTAATTACTCATATTCAATCCGAGACAGATAAAGCTGTTCAAGCTATGCAAGAAGGGAGTTCAGCTGTTAGTGAAGGAATGGTCATGGTCGATAATGCTTCTGTAGCCTTTAAAGAAATTCGTATCGCTGTGCAAGATGTATCCGGTCAAATCGGAAAGGTAACGGAAGTTGTTACCCATATTCAAACTGGTACACAACAAATGATACAATCCATGAATCAACTGACTGACATTTCCGAATCTGCTGCTGAAAATACTCAACAGGTTGCTGCCGCTGTTGAAGAACAAACTGCTTCTATGGAGGAGGTTGCATCTGCCTCTATTATGCTATCTAAAATGGCTGAGGAGTTAAATGAGGTTATCACTCGTTTTAAGATATAACTTATACTCTGAAGCACTACTATCGAATGTGTGTACTAAGTTGCATAAACAAATAAGTATAAATAAGTTAGGTAACAGGATATTTGTTTTACGTAGGAGGCAAAGAAGCGTCTTATAAATTACGATACATATCTTCTGTTTTAAGCCAACAAAAAGAGCACAACATTATGCTGCGCTCACCTAAATGTTAATTTTATGTAGTAACCATGTCGTTTACATGAAAAATCTGGTCAAGCCATTTATCTATTCTACTTACCGTATTAGAATGTAGACATGTGTATCACCACCACTTTCCACAGGCATCCTTTATGGGTGTCTTTTTCTTTTTTCGGAAGTGATTTTAGTGAATCGCCTGATTTACTTAGGCATCAGGGAAGCCTCTTCGATCTCCATTTCCAATGTCCAATTTCTCTTGGCATATCTGGCAAGTATCCCTTCTGCACTCCCTCTTATTAAATTACAATAACCGCATCTATTTTCCTATATTTTCATTTATAATTTATGGTAATTAAGTATACTAGAAGTAAAAAATCAATTAGGAGAAAAGCATGAAGAATCTCTCTTTTTTTGCAGGAGCATTATTAATTTCTCTCTCAATTATAGGCGGCAGCTACATCATCAGAACTTCCCCAGTACCGCAACCGCAACCTGCTATACAACCAACCTCTCTACCGAATGCCGATACAAAAGCTGTTCTCACTCTACCGGAAGCCGCCGCGTTCCTTAATCTTCAGGAAGATCAGCTGCGAATCATGGTAGAAACAGAAGAGAAGTGGATAAAAGAATCAAAGGACGCCTTCCCCGACATAATTCCCTTCTTCAAAATCAGAGAGGAATTTTTCTTTAGCAGAACCGCCCTAGAAAAATGGGCCGAACAATCGGCTAACGAACATCGGAGGTATAATAGGGATGAAGACGTAGTAAAGTAATGACGGTAAAATAGAAAAATAAAGAGAACAGGAATGATATCGGTGAATATGAAAAGAATACGTTTGGCCATCAAATTGCTGGGGCTTTGCTTCTTCCTCAGCTACCTTCTTTTTAACCCAACAGCTTCTAATTATAAGGAATATGTCCCTTTTGGCTTACTTGGATTAGCAATCATTACTATAAGCGACTTAATCCCATACAAGAAGTGAAAGTCTCTCTCGTCTATCCCAACTATTATGACCGAACAAGCCCTTTTTCCTTCTTCATACTCACCTTGAACTTGCAGCATGGATAACCCGAGCATCCCAGGAACGCCCCATACTGCCCCATGCGCTCGACTAACGGACTGTTACAGCTCGGGCATATCCCATTCTCCACTTGCTCTGTACGCCTCTGAATATCGGTGACATGCTGCTCCCGCACTTTCTCATCTGTGATATTCGCCTTCCGCAACACATCGACCATCTTGTTGGCCTGCTTAACCAACATCTTTTGCTCGGTATGCTTATGGATCGCCGTCAAAAGCTCATTCTCGCGTACCACGATAGCCTTTGTTACTTCCACTTCTACGCCCTTTGTGCCAACAAATACAACTCATGCCGCTGTCCATTCTTCAAAAACTGAATCCAACTCTTTGCATCTTCGCAGCCTTTGACATAGCTGTTGTACGCTTTCATTTCCAAGACAAAGATGCCGTATGGAGATAAGAAGTTTAGTTTAATTTGTGAGAATTATTTATCTGTGTATTGCTAAAAGTGGAGATCAATCAAGTAAAGGTTCCTAGCATCTCAACCCGCTTATATGTATCCGATATGGATCAAGCCCTCTCTTTTTATGATGGCTGTTCTCCATACTAAACCAATACATCGCTTTAGTTATGTCGACATTGAACTGACTGCTATCGGCTCGTTACTTATTCTAGCCGGTTCTCCAGAAGCGTTGGCCCCTTTTCGTCAAACTACCGCTACTTTTGTTATGGATTCGATCACAGAATTCAAAGAGCATCTGATTGAACAAGTGGCACAATCATTTGAGATATTCAAACCGTACCAACTGGAAAAAACATGACTGTTCGATACCCGGATGGAACGGTTGTAGAATACGTAGAGTTTAAAACACAATAAATCGGAATAAATAAAATTACCCATTACTATAGTATTAGGAGAAAATGGAATAATGGAAGGAGAAAAGGACAAGAGATTAGCGTCTATGCACCCGACAGTGGCTATATGCGCGGAGAAACGTATATAGGTAGCTGAAGCCCCAGGGTGGAAAGCTGATCAAGCAGGCGGTCATAGTGCCATTTACGATTCCATACTAAATTATACAGGCGGCATGATATTGTACCGCAATTAGGGGGACTAGGAATGAAGAAGAACATGCTATCCGTTCTGACGCTTGCCTTACTAGGTGGACTGATCCCAGTGCAGGCTAAAGGGTTAGAAGTATATCAAGCTCAGAACATCGACATTGTTCAAGCGCAAGACATCGAGATCGTTCACGCGGAGGATGTGAAGCCGGTTATCCCGCCAAAAAATAAACCGAGCACAGTACCCTCTAAGTCCAATTCGGTTGACTACGCTTTCCGGACATTTATTCTGTGGGTACCTGGCACATCGTATTCTTTTGATAATTATGCGGCAGGTACACGCACGCTGTATACATCAACCGGCACACTTCCAAAAAGCGCGCTCACTGTCAATAAGGATGGCACGTATGTGTGGAACAGTGCCTGGGATGGAAAAATCATCAAAGGAAAATGGAAGAAAAATAATGATGGAACGATTAACCTGCTGAAAGGGCAGGAAGGAAAGACATGGACGCTGAGCAAAGGAGACGGAAAGTACGAGGATATTTTCCTGATGGATGGATCGATATGGTATAGCGGTAAAACAGTCACATTGAAAAAAGGAAAAGTACCGAAAAAATAATCGAGATCTATGAAAAACTATCTCTTCCTATTTAAGGGCAGCAAGGCTAATAAATTTATGTTTCTTCTGTTTATAGAAATTAGAAAGAAGCCTCCCACTATCCGGGAGGCTTTTACTATATATCACTCTATATATGCTACGTTATTCGCCCAATCCATCTCATTCATTTGAGCATAGACTGTTGAGGATCATTTTTAAAAGGAGTGAAGTTGAATGGTATTTATGCCACCGCCGGGACCGCCGCCAGGGACACAAGCACAACAGCCAACATCTCCACCACCACCATTTATTCCCCAACAAGCTGCTACCTTTGCTGTTGACCCAGGAGCTATTGCACGTTGCTTGTTTCGTAATACGTATGTTTGGCTCGCGAATGGGGATGAGTTCTGGTTTTTCCCCATTTTTGTAGGCCCTAGATCGGTTGCAGGTTTTAGATGGAGCGGTAGGTTCTGGAGATATACTGGATTTGATTTAAGATTAATTATTTCATTCACGTGTTTTTAAAACTCAAAAGCAATAACGAAAAAAGACTGATCCAAGACGTCTGAACTGTAGCCCGAATAATGGACACTTCAAAAAAAGTCCCTTATTCGGGTTCTTTATATGAGGAAATGACGGGAATATCGGTATATTAGATTTTGTGACTCACCAACGTACAACAGTTCTCCAAATGGTGATATTTCCACGATTTCTTTAACAAGTGTTACTTCGTGTCCTGAATCATACACTCTCTTTTTAACAGCGAATACATCTCTAGGTTAATAAAGTTGCCTTTTACAAACTGGTAATCCCTCAGCAAACCTTCCTTTTGGAACCCGATTTTCTTCAGCAGCTTGATCGATGCTATATTCTCCGGCTCCACCAGGGCTTCCACACGGTTTAACTTCATCTGCGTAAAACCATAGTCCAACATAACTTCCAAAGCTTCTGCTGCGATTCCTTGACCCCAGTATTCTTTTCCAAGGTCATATCCGATTTCTCCCCGGCATCTTTCGTCTTTGACCCAGTTGTTGTAGCCACAGCTACCAACAAGCTCATTTGTTTCTTTCAACACGATCCCCCATCGTATCGCTTCTTTGTAACTAGCTAAATTGTTTAAGAGATCAATCATTTCTGTAGCCTGGCTCACATCCTGAAAAGCCGGGATATTCATATATTTTGTAACTTTCTCATCCGACCAAAAACGAAAAAGTGTAGGCGCATCATCCATACTCATTTTTCGTAGAAGTAATCGCTTTGTTTCTAATTGAGGGAATTCTTGAGATGTATGTGACATATAAAAATAAGTTCCTTTCCTTGTAAAAATGATTTTGAAGGGATAGCAGATGATATATCCATCCGTCTGCAATGTTTACTCATATATCACGAATGGACTTCTTCTCCCTCCTGCTTCAGATTAGTTTTAAATCTACAATTTAGAAATGAGAATGTAAACGGCCTATCTCATATCAAGCCAGTAAAATACAAATAAATCCTGACATACTACCCTATAAGGGAATATGTCAGGATTTTTATATGTGAAACTATCTATTCTATTATTTTCACAGGTGCATCTGAAATACGATGTACATTTCCATCTGCATCAAGATATTGATAATTTGCTACCCCTAATTTCCAATCTCCTTCTAAAACAATTCTGAACGTTAAAGTAGGAGAATCTGAACTATTGTTTACATCAGGAAGAATACTTTCTCGCGTCCCGTTACCCACCACCAAAATATGCGTATTATTTGGCATAACGGTCATATACGTAAAGTTCCCTTGTACATGATACGTATAGTCAATCGGTGGATTTACTGCTTGGGTAATGTGTCCAAGCCCACTCACCAATTCTTTTGGGGTACTTACGGCCAAATCGAGCTGAAATGAAGGCGCGCCTGGTTTATCACCTCCGATTTGATAACGGGCAAGAAACAATCCTACTTGTACATTTGCACTCATTACTTTCCCCTTCTTTCTCCGATTAATTATAAAATCACAAAAAAAAGAAACATGCAGTAATATACGTATGCATGACTAATGGTGCATTATTCCACCAAAAAATACCCAATAAAAATAACGTAGCCCTGTGTTCTCGATTCACGGAGAGCACAGGGCTACGTTTGTATTTCCTCGCTATTCAACTTTTCACGTTCTCCCTTCTTGCTTTAGTTTATATACCTGTACACCCCTAACGATCTTAGGAAGTGTCACACCTTCCTTCTTTCGTTATTCGACTGCTGTGTACATCGCCTTTCCCTATTTACCTGGAGCAAGCATCCATTGAATTTTACCCTCTGCAATCATCGTCATCACATCCATTCAGGTGTAGTGGGTTGAGTAGAAGATTGTCCACCTGTTGTTGGTGTAAAACAAGTATATCAAATATTCTAAATAATTAAAATAGTAAAACGAATCGTTTATCTCCTTATATCTCCACATAGCATCTTATTAATCCGTTTATCATCCATTTTCTCTCTTTTTATTTATTTTTACGCTCGCAAAATTGTTTAATCCTTATAATTAGAGCCCTACTACATGCCTATTAAAGGATGCCTCTGACCGCTTCGAAGCCTCCATGAATCAAGCCCGGCATTCGATTTAGCATACTAAAGGTGGTCAAGACGCTATATCCTCTTATTTTAGTTCCACAAAAAAAGCGTAAAACTCCAGTATTATCAAGGGTTTTACGCTTTTCATCTATTTGCATATGCACAAAGCGAGTTACATGACCCGCTTAAACATCTTCTCTATATCATACGTCGAAAAGTGAATGATAATCGGCCGTCCGTGCGGGCATGTGAACGGGCTTGTCGTCCGGCGCAGCCGCTCAATAAGCGCCTCTAGCTCCGCGTGATTCAAGTGACGATTCGCTTTAATCGCTGCCTTGCATGACATCGTAATCGCCGCTGCTTCCCGCAACTTTACCACATCAATCCCTTTGCGGCCCGGTTTCACAACCATCTCCACCATTTCATGAATGATTGCCTCTTCTTC
It contains:
- a CDS encoding helix-turn-helix domain-containing protein; translated protein: MRRSYSLSFKYKVIQRALEIQDLNKVARENRLNSRMIYRWIKEYKQGKYEVSSLI
- a CDS encoding DUF1842 domain-containing protein; translation: MSANVQVGLFLARYQIGGDKPGAPSFQLDLAVSTPKELVSGLGHITQAVNPPIDYTYHVQGNFTYMTVMPNNTHILVVGNGTRESILPDVNNSSDSPTLTFRIVLEGDWKLGVANYQYLDADGNVHRISDAPVKIIE
- a CDS encoding transporter, producing MVFMPPPGPPPGTQAQQPTSPPPPFIPQQAATFAVDPGAIARCLFRNTYVWLANGDEFWFFPIFVGPRSVAGFRWSGRFWRYTGFDLRLIISFTCF
- the fbpA gene encoding Fur-regulated basic protein FbpA encodes the protein MITLDRYIEKLLQLGIFKINDHQLYECSEKEVKQALFRALLRNKKVQVQ
- a CDS encoding topoisomerase DNA-binding C4 zinc finger domain-containing protein, yielding MEVTKAIVVRENELLTAIHKHTEQKMLVKQANKMVDVLRKANITDEKVREQHVTDIQRRTEQVENGICPSCNSPLVERMGQYGAFLGCSGYPCCKFKVSMKKEKGLVRS
- a CDS encoding MerR family transcriptional regulator, whose translation is MKNLSFFAGALLISLSIIGGSYIIRTSPVPQPQPAIQPTSLPNADTKAVLTLPEAAAFLNLQEDQLRIMVETEEKWIKESKDAFPDIIPFFKIREEFFFSRTALEKWAEQSANEHRRYNRDEDVVK
- a CDS encoding GNAT family N-acetyltransferase: MSHTSQEFPQLETKRLLLRKMSMDDAPTLFRFWSDEKVTKYMNIPAFQDVSQATEMIDLLNNLASYKEAIRWGIVLKETNELVGSCGYNNWVKDERCRGEIGYDLGKEYWGQGIAAEALEVMLDYGFTQMKLNRVEALVEPENIASIKLLKKIGFQKEGLLRDYQFVKGNFINLEMYSLLKRECMIQDTK
- a CDS encoding Y-family DNA polymerase yields the protein MNSFFASVHQSMQPELRGKPVVVAGNPEKRKGIVVAASYEAKAYGVYTTMRYRDAWKCCPKAIFVQPEHTLYRQYSEVIMRFLSRIAPCEVASVDEAYLDITEIIKRGHSPKEVASYIQRKLESELRIPCSIGAGPNKLIAKMCADVKKPRGFVEMGQRQFQAYFWPQPVNRLHGCGKSTAEKLKQKGIHTIGQLAARPLEDLQQWFGKKGEYLYKAAWGAYVSPVNPERKKGEKSIGSSRTFAVDTMERSLIEQTAREFSHKLAEKVQRQHKRAATVSVEVKFDYRQAVSRSITLEVPTDRADDIYRIAMHTYELHFSDRPIRLFGIRLSNLTAQVYEQLKFSF
- a CDS encoding methyl-accepting chemotaxis protein, which encodes MRTMFSILPLTIVTLLTIVFISYSYSRSLIEQEINQKMKNQMESISNELQIRITAHSTLTKGVARAIETAPTSLTPTQYTSLLKNSLSLSSDTFGTGVYFEPNKYRPNLKYFSYYAYRTGDNVTFTDKYSDPKYDYPNQDWYIRGKTSTQPITYSPPYLDNSTNVTMVTATAPFYDQNKNLLGVATGDIDITELQKIIRNTKVGNTGWAFLVDNTGTYITNPDEQKVMKTKLAQDPNKSLASLSKQMASEKNGHSVFEDANGKNQIFFTRIPQTDWVLALVMPEHELFSPLQSLMKILTTVSAIAILIIIGVILLYSRYITSNITRINNISKVMSTGDFTQTIETDSVDEFGQMADNFNDMTMKVRDMMLQVANNSHHVAATSEQLTASAEQTSKATEQISEAIQQVATGSDTQSGIVTTTHAIVTRVSDGIHQITNRVHEVSEASQHAAQTSASGIQVVETARGHMNLINEKVQRSDDIIHTLGQKSEEIGKIVSLITSIAGQTNLLALNAAIEAARAGEHGRGFAVVADEVRKLAEQSAHAADDISYLITHIQSETDKAVQAMQEGSSAVSEGMVMVDNASVAFKEIRIAVQDVSGQIGKVTEVVTHIQTGTQQMIQSMNQLTDISESAAENTQQVAAAVEEQTASMEEVASASIMLSKMAEELNEVITRFKI